A region of Leifsonia xyli DNA encodes the following proteins:
- the fusA gene encoding elongation factor G (EF-G; promotes GTP-dependent translocation of the ribosome during translation; many organisms have multiple copies of this gene) — protein sequence MAQDVLTDLKKVRNIGIMAHIDAGKTTTTERILFYTGVNHKIGETHDGASTTDWMEQEKERGITITSAAVTCFWNKNQINIIDTPGHVDFTVEVERSLRVLDGAVAVFDAKEGVEPQSETVWRQADKYNVPRICFVNKMDKLGADFYFTVDTIVSRLGAKPLVMQLPIGSESDFIGVVDLIEMRALVWPGDAKGDVTMGAKYEVQEIPADLQAKAEEYRAKLIETVAETDDVLLEKFFGGEEITVPEIKAAIRKLTVNNEIYPVLCGSAFKNRGVQPMLDAVIDYLPSPLDVPAIEAHNPRDEEQVIMRHADATEPFSALAFKVAVHPFFGRLTYVRVYSGRIDSGAQVVNSTKGKKERIGKIFQMHANKENPVDFVTAGNIYAVIGLKDTTTGDTLSDPDNQVVLESMTFPEPVIEVAIEPKTKADQEKLGTAIQKLAEEDPTFRTEQNQETGQTVIKGMGELHLDILVDRMKREFNVEANVGKPQVAYRETIRRTVEKYDYTHKKQTGGSGQFAKVQISLEPMEVTPETSYEFVNAVTGGRVPREYIPSVDAGIQDAMQVGVLAGFPTVGVKATLVDGASHDVDSSEMAFKIAGSMAYKEAARKANPVLLEPLMAVEVRTPEEYMGDVIGDLNSRRGQIQSMEDASGVKVVRANVPLSEMFGYIGDLRSKTSGRAVYSMQFDSYAEVPKAVADEIVQKSKGE from the coding sequence CTGGATGGAGCAGGAGAAGGAGCGCGGCATCACCATCACGTCCGCGGCCGTGACCTGCTTCTGGAACAAGAACCAGATCAACATCATCGACACGCCGGGTCACGTCGACTTCACCGTCGAGGTGGAGCGCTCGCTCCGCGTGCTCGACGGCGCGGTCGCCGTCTTCGACGCGAAGGAGGGCGTGGAGCCCCAGTCGGAGACCGTGTGGCGCCAGGCCGACAAGTACAACGTCCCGCGCATCTGCTTCGTCAACAAGATGGACAAGCTGGGCGCCGACTTCTACTTCACGGTCGACACTATCGTCTCCCGCCTCGGCGCCAAGCCGCTGGTGATGCAGCTCCCGATCGGCTCCGAGTCCGACTTCATCGGCGTCGTCGACCTGATCGAGATGCGCGCGCTGGTCTGGCCGGGCGACGCCAAGGGTGATGTCACCATGGGCGCCAAGTACGAGGTCCAGGAGATCCCCGCCGACCTGCAGGCCAAGGCCGAGGAGTACCGCGCGAAGCTGATCGAGACCGTCGCCGAGACCGACGACGTGCTGCTCGAGAAGTTCTTCGGCGGCGAGGAGATCACCGTTCCGGAGATCAAGGCGGCCATCCGCAAGCTCACCGTGAACAACGAGATCTACCCGGTCCTCTGCGGTTCCGCGTTCAAGAACCGCGGTGTGCAGCCGATGCTCGATGCCGTGATCGACTACCTCCCGTCCCCGCTGGACGTGCCCGCCATCGAGGCGCACAACCCGCGTGACGAGGAGCAGGTCATCATGCGTCACGCCGACGCCACCGAGCCGTTCTCGGCGCTGGCCTTCAAGGTCGCCGTGCACCCGTTCTTCGGTCGCCTCACCTACGTGCGCGTCTACTCGGGTCGCATCGACTCCGGCGCCCAGGTCGTCAACTCGACCAAGGGCAAGAAGGAGCGCATCGGCAAGATCTTCCAGATGCACGCCAACAAGGAGAACCCGGTCGACTTCGTCACCGCCGGCAACATCTACGCGGTGATCGGCCTCAAGGACACCACCACCGGTGACACCCTGAGCGACCCGGACAACCAGGTCGTGCTCGAGTCGATGACCTTCCCGGAGCCCGTGATCGAGGTCGCTATCGAGCCGAAGACCAAGGCCGACCAGGAGAAGCTGGGCACCGCGATCCAGAAGCTGGCCGAAGAGGACCCGACGTTCCGCACCGAGCAGAACCAGGAGACCGGCCAGACCGTCATCAAGGGCATGGGCGAGCTCCACCTCGACATCCTCGTCGACCGCATGAAGCGCGAGTTCAACGTCGAGGCGAACGTCGGCAAGCCCCAGGTGGCCTACCGCGAGACCATCCGCCGCACGGTGGAGAAGTACGACTACACCCACAAGAAGCAGACCGGTGGTTCCGGTCAGTTCGCGAAGGTGCAGATCAGCCTGGAGCCCATGGAGGTCACCCCGGAGACCTCGTACGAGTTCGTGAACGCCGTCACCGGTGGTCGCGTGCCGCGCGAGTACATCCCCTCGGTCGACGCCGGTATCCAGGACGCGATGCAGGTCGGCGTGCTCGCCGGCTTCCCGACGGTGGGCGTCAAGGCGACGCTCGTCGACGGTGCGTCGCACGACGTCGACTCCTCGGAGATGGCGTTCAAGATCGCCGGCTCGATGGCCTACAAGGAGGCCGCTCGGAAGGCGAACCCGGTGCTCCTCGAGCCGCTCATGGCGGTCGAGGTGCGCACGCCGGAGGAGTACATGGGCGACGTCATCGGCGACCTGAACTCGCGTCGTGGGCAGATCCAGTCCATGGAGGACGCGAGCGGCGTCAAGGTCGTTCGCGCGAACGTCCCGCTGTCCGAGATGTTCGGCTACATCGGCGACCTGCGGTCGAAGACTTCGGGCCGCGCGGTGTACTCGATGCAGTTCGACAGCTACGCGGAGGTCCCGAAGGCCGTTGCCGACGAGATCGTCCAGAAGAGCAAGGGCGAGTGA